From the Bdellovibrionota bacterium genome, the window ATGAGATGCTCATCGGCATTCGGTACGCCAATATCGGCGAACACGTTGTCACTTCCGATTTCGTAATCCTTCTTCTTCATGGTTTTCGCTCCTTTGCTATCTGTTCCGCCTGTATTAATCTGCGTTTAACTAACTCAATTTCGCTTTCTGGTGTTTTGCGTCCCGTTTTAGATTTTTTCTGGAACGCGTGAAGCACATAGACCGCACCGGCAAGCCGCACCGTGTAGATTGTCCGGAACGTATCGCCGCGATAATCGCCGACAACCTCAACCACACCTGCGCCGCCAAAGCCTTTCAAGGGTTTCGCATCGGCATGTTTTCCACCCTGCTGGGCGATATACAGCGCATAACCCA encodes:
- a CDS encoding type II toxin-antitoxin system RelE/ParE family toxin, which produces MIKQPPLAPLKPLTWVGASLKNFREFPDPVKDDMGYALYIAQQGGKHADAKPLKGFGGAGVVEVVGDYRGDTFRTIYTVRLAGAVYVLHAFQKKSKTGRKTPESEIELVKRRLIQAEQIAKERKP